Proteins from a single region of Streptomyces sp. HUAS 15-9:
- a CDS encoding bifunctional DNA primase/polymerase — translation MQRMTRRGMEWLSAAADNPAECRQIWADDPRMPCLLPTGRYFDVLSVEQRLGMEMFDRLLRSAMPFGPTVVDRKAQRVGFFLCSQSRETFTHYLERETSSPPPYRYLSHDCAVVVPGPIPLSDDRYQWLRAPTRRPEANPLRPVALATALVASAELLARIDRFDEQYPTPYAAVAALSEETSTDAD, via the coding sequence GTGCAGAGGATGACCAGGAGAGGCATGGAGTGGCTGTCGGCGGCAGCGGACAACCCCGCCGAGTGCCGGCAGATCTGGGCGGACGATCCCCGGATGCCCTGCCTGCTGCCGACCGGCCGCTACTTCGACGTGCTGAGCGTGGAACAGCGCCTCGGGATGGAGATGTTTGATCGCCTCCTCCGAAGTGCGATGCCGTTCGGACCGACGGTCGTCGACCGCAAGGCCCAGCGAGTCGGGTTCTTCCTCTGCTCGCAGAGCCGCGAGACCTTCACGCATTACCTCGAACGCGAAACGTCATCGCCGCCGCCATACCGGTACCTGAGCCACGACTGTGCCGTCGTCGTACCGGGCCCCATCCCGCTGTCCGATGACCGCTATCAGTGGCTCCGCGCACCTACACGCCGACCGGAAGCCAACCCGCTGCGCCCCGTCGCTCTCGCCACCGCGCTGGTCGCCTCCGCGGAACTCCTGGCACGGATTGACCGCTTCGACGAGCAGTACCCGACGCCGTACGCGGCGGTCGCCGCGCTCTCCGAGGAGACGAGCACGGATGCCGACTGA
- a CDS encoding aminoglycoside phosphotransferase family protein, translated as MISGSSGGADGGAEFTAEGLEPVLREACATAELDSRGAELLRLGSNAVYRLASLPVIVRIARDPAVLTEMERAVSVARWLETRDFPAMRVPASVAQPLVIGGFVVTFWESVQENEEYATVRELADLLRRLHWLEEPESLGLPYFEPLAKVAASLEGLDGISAEDRTFLEERAASLGKEYDRLDFVLPFGMIHGDASIGNILRHRDGHAVLIDLDGFALAPREWDLVQTAMFYERYAWHTEAEYAEFVHRYGFDLMNWPGYETLADLRELMMVAWLGHQVTSSDRAAAEFARRVRSLRTGEGRDEWGPF; from the coding sequence ATGATCTCGGGCAGCAGCGGGGGAGCGGACGGCGGCGCGGAGTTCACGGCGGAGGGCCTCGAGCCTGTCCTCCGGGAGGCATGCGCCACGGCCGAACTCGACTCCCGCGGCGCCGAGTTGTTGCGGCTCGGCTCGAACGCAGTCTATCGCCTGGCGTCGTTACCGGTCATCGTCCGCATCGCGCGTGATCCGGCGGTGCTCACTGAGATGGAACGGGCTGTGAGCGTGGCCCGGTGGCTTGAGACGCGGGACTTCCCGGCCATGCGCGTGCCGGCGTCGGTGGCCCAACCACTCGTCATCGGCGGCTTCGTGGTGACCTTCTGGGAGAGCGTTCAGGAGAACGAGGAGTACGCGACGGTCCGGGAACTCGCCGACCTTCTACGCCGGTTGCACTGGCTGGAAGAGCCTGAATCTCTGGGCCTGCCGTACTTCGAGCCGCTGGCCAAGGTGGCGGCTTCCCTCGAAGGTCTGGACGGCATCTCGGCAGAGGACCGAACGTTCCTGGAGGAGCGAGCGGCGAGCCTCGGCAAGGAGTACGACCGACTGGACTTTGTCCTTCCCTTCGGCATGATCCACGGCGATGCCAGTATCGGGAACATCCTCCGCCATCGGGACGGGCACGCAGTGCTCATCGACCTGGACGGCTTCGCTCTCGCCCCACGTGAGTGGGACCTGGTCCAGACAGCGATGTTCTACGAGCGGTACGCCTGGCACACCGAGGCGGAGTACGCGGAGTTCGTGCACCGGTACGGCTTCGACCTGATGAACTGGCCTGGGTACGAGACCCTCGCGGACCTGCGCGAACTGATGATGGTTGCCTGGCTCGGCCACCAGGTGACGAGCAGCGACCGGGCTGCGGCGGAATTCGCCCGGCGGGTTCGGTCCCTCCGCACCGGGGAGGGCCGAGACGAATGGGGCCCGTTCTGA
- a CDS encoding macro domain-containing protein produces the protein MRQEAREVLLTRQGIGGIASASLASFGLLSAAFQVALAVWPDMARHDVAILTSLAGSCLMAGIIHAWPKIDTSHHYRYPDFTIQIKCGDLLNEQENVIIGFTDTFDTDIHDGVVINPSSIQGQFERKYYSQDTSRLDLEIQEKLQDIPIASRETAIAKRRGKLDRYPIGTTIVLTNNDTRFYAVAYGFMRNDLRVSCSVDALWQSLTSAWDAVRTNGGLEPVAIPIIGSELARVGSLDRTSLLKMIALSFVASSRQEIVSRRLTIVIHPKDRQSVNLVDAEKFLKSL, from the coding sequence ATGCGGCAAGAAGCACGCGAGGTGCTACTCACACGTCAAGGCATAGGCGGAATAGCATCCGCATCCTTGGCGTCCTTTGGACTACTCAGCGCGGCGTTTCAGGTCGCCCTTGCTGTGTGGCCAGATATGGCACGACACGATGTCGCTATTTTAACCTCCCTTGCCGGGAGTTGCCTCATGGCTGGCATTATTCACGCATGGCCGAAGATAGATACAAGTCACCATTACCGGTATCCGGATTTCACAATCCAAATAAAGTGCGGCGATCTCCTGAATGAACAGGAGAACGTGATTATTGGATTCACGGACACCTTCGACACCGACATTCACGACGGCGTTGTAATTAATCCAAGTAGCATACAGGGGCAATTCGAAAGAAAATACTACAGCCAGGATACTTCGCGCTTGGACCTAGAGATACAAGAGAAACTGCAAGATATTCCCATTGCAAGCCGCGAAACGGCAATAGCTAAGCGCAGAGGAAAACTCGACCGGTATCCGATTGGCACAACAATCGTTCTGACCAACAACGATACGCGATTTTATGCAGTGGCCTATGGATTCATGAGAAACGACCTGCGCGTGAGCTGCTCAGTTGATGCACTGTGGCAAAGCCTGACATCCGCCTGGGACGCTGTTAGGACTAACGGAGGTCTTGAGCCTGTGGCAATACCCATCATCGGGTCAGAGCTTGCGCGCGTGGGCTCGCTGGACAGAACGAGCTTGCTCAAGATGATCGCACTCTCATTCGTAGCCTCATCGAGGCAGGAAATAGTCTCTCGTCGACTCACGATAGTCATACACCCGAAAGATCGACAATCTGTCAATCTAGTGGATGCGGAGAAATTTCTAAAGTCCCTTTGA
- a CDS encoding GntR family transcriptional regulator gives MPPKDTQPKYRQIADYLRDGILDGTFPAGQPLPSEEALAKQFGVTRPTVRQGLAELRASGLVEAIMGRGTFARSPHSRPGLTRPRGVRRASDGRYIEADGIRWADAEPPVATRTDAPMALADLLRIPPGEPMFTYDALQTADNGRLRQLHRTYVPFSVLIDSKYEEEAPPPAPELYAALADLGHELHFTEYVRTRMPLPDQAQALRLADGVPLLHVLRVTLTEADKPLALEEFHLPGDELELSFRL, from the coding sequence ATGCCGCCGAAGGACACGCAGCCGAAGTACCGGCAGATCGCCGACTACCTGCGCGATGGCATCTTGGACGGCACCTTCCCGGCCGGCCAACCGCTACCGTCCGAGGAAGCGTTGGCGAAGCAGTTCGGCGTGACGCGTCCCACAGTCCGTCAGGGCCTCGCTGAGCTACGGGCGTCAGGTCTCGTCGAGGCCATCATGGGCCGCGGCACCTTCGCCCGTTCCCCCCACAGCCGCCCAGGTCTCACGCGCCCGCGTGGCGTACGCCGAGCCTCCGACGGCCGCTACATCGAGGCCGACGGTATCCGCTGGGCCGACGCCGAGCCCCCGGTCGCCACCCGCACGGATGCTCCGATGGCCCTGGCGGACCTACTGCGTATCCCTCCGGGCGAGCCGATGTTCACGTACGACGCTCTACAGACGGCAGACAACGGCCGTCTCCGCCAACTCCACCGCACGTACGTGCCGTTCTCGGTGCTCATCGACTCCAAGTACGAGGAGGAGGCCCCACCGCCGGCGCCAGAGCTCTACGCCGCGCTTGCCGACCTGGGGCACGAACTCCACTTCACGGAGTATGTCCGCACCCGCATGCCCCTACCGGACCAGGCCCAAGCCCTCCGCCTGGCAGACGGGGTCCCCCTCCTGCACGTCCTGCGCGTGACGCTCACGGAGGCCGACAAGCCCTTGGCCCTGGAGGAATTCCACCTACCGGGCGACGAGTTGGAGCTGTCGTTCAGGCTGTAG
- a CDS encoding SCO3933 family regulatory protein yields MASLPIDTAKFTGIICAVPPAPRVANRETGQLRVDRETGKTMYQVGLCLMAGASADVVNVSVAGEPSGVQLGMPVAVRDLVATPWENDGRHGIAFRAAEIRPLSAPAPAGKGAAQ; encoded by the coding sequence GTGGCAAGCCTTCCGATCGACACCGCGAAGTTCACGGGGATCATCTGCGCCGTACCCCCGGCTCCGCGGGTCGCCAACCGTGAGACCGGTCAGCTCCGCGTGGACCGCGAGACCGGCAAGACCATGTACCAAGTCGGCCTCTGCCTGATGGCAGGGGCGTCGGCGGACGTTGTGAACGTGAGCGTGGCCGGTGAACCGAGCGGCGTGCAGCTCGGCATGCCGGTGGCCGTGCGGGACCTGGTCGCGACGCCCTGGGAGAACGACGGGCGGCACGGGATCGCGTTCCGCGCGGCAGAGATCCGGCCCCTGAGCGCTCCCGCTCCGGCGGGCAAGGGGGCCGCACAGTGA
- a CDS encoding toll/interleukin-1 receptor domain-containing protein yields the protein MTDASPPAHSPKAFLSHASEDKASFTEPLARDLARLGIDPWLDRWEIRPGDSLVQKLFDEGLATADAVVVIVSRHSATKAWVREELDQGMVSRIERGTRLIPVRLDDVEVPAPLRHLVWHNAERSPEGIAKAAQEIADTLHGTTRKPSIGAAPTYTQASAQIPGLASADAFLLTLAIRAAIDTGHPQLLDWPGIERKANEAGLVGANLHESTMALAEQNYLDIRFFGERVNQADLTPYGYDAGIEAVMPDVDEGRRRTIALLVNDPPTGDRIMHELAERANVPLLVVRELLEDLKLRGLLSYSLTIGDHTRLHSVSPTLRRDL from the coding sequence ATGACCGACGCATCACCCCCAGCACACAGCCCTAAGGCATTCCTCTCGCATGCAAGCGAGGACAAGGCCTCGTTCACGGAACCACTCGCTCGTGATCTGGCCCGGCTAGGGATCGATCCCTGGCTGGATAGGTGGGAGATCCGCCCGGGCGACAGCCTGGTGCAGAAGTTGTTCGACGAAGGGCTCGCAACCGCCGATGCCGTAGTGGTGATCGTTTCTCGCCACTCGGCAACGAAGGCGTGGGTGCGGGAAGAACTGGACCAGGGCATGGTCTCGCGGATCGAGCGTGGCACCCGGCTGATTCCTGTCCGATTGGACGATGTCGAGGTCCCCGCGCCGTTGCGCCACCTGGTGTGGCATAACGCAGAGCGCAGCCCGGAGGGCATTGCCAAGGCAGCCCAAGAGATCGCTGACACGTTGCATGGAACGACTCGCAAGCCGAGCATCGGCGCCGCCCCTACCTATACGCAGGCGTCAGCTCAGATTCCTGGGCTAGCTTCAGCAGACGCCTTTTTGCTCACGCTGGCGATCCGAGCCGCAATCGATACAGGCCACCCGCAGCTACTGGACTGGCCTGGGATCGAACGGAAGGCTAATGAGGCCGGCCTTGTGGGCGCCAACTTGCACGAGTCCACCATGGCACTGGCCGAGCAGAACTACCTCGATATCCGTTTTTTCGGCGAACGTGTGAATCAGGCTGATTTGACGCCCTACGGGTATGACGCGGGCATCGAGGCCGTCATGCCCGATGTCGACGAGGGCCGCCGCCGCACAATCGCGCTGCTGGTCAATGATCCACCGACCGGGGACCGCATCATGCACGAGCTCGCAGAGCGTGCGAACGTTCCCCTACTCGTGGTGCGTGAGCTCCTTGAGGACCTGAAACTTAGGGGCCTTTTGTCCTACAGCCTCACCATAGGGGATCACACACGGCTGCACAGTGTTAGCCCGACTCTGCGACGGGATCTCTGA
- a CDS encoding DUF4062 domain-containing protein gives MQEMVVFIASPGDLVDERNAVRQAVASVNSLFASKVALRLRVTGWEETQPSFGRPQAVINPLVEQCDVFIGLLYRKWGTPTGEYTSGFEEEYEQAASRARNGERPRISIFFKRVPDDQIEDAGPSLSRVLAFKRRLEDQHIALYRQFDSTSDFRDLVTHYLTSVIIDEWNPVENSSPDGTVAKPDATTTTPLTASSEPQIEDEARSQIATTLRNFYNLAERGNEVSEEELDSDRLLLFSMAAQPEMIAMPIHSLNRIYAKAHELVLSVMEYRLILWTIADNIRREKDGTLHSIAPGFKIVAPPSGEYTSDLVDTLTYQILNPSADFSVVTGSFYILAEMKARPLELWESDEHGVAEANLAGGSLAVVGEAPVDKWVHILESLQVENAALEYIAVVVRDSDADLLGAVIERLDNKAVSFKLRALVEHAKGDLSGLAEMAATRYVSEGSCFEHLLLSSIPRMTTEQLASVLLGRALPDRVIHNALDLVSQRRVPSAEEFSRVLNSGSDHLIAFAFDAAERCDATRNLLAAVSELKNENALSNFAPRLKSLTATEEELSAELLSPPSFVAAWSALSWRRGAGMADEAREILDSDCANSLDAEKLVELGYDDDLTEFLKSKLKAAAVDLLARVPASDKRELDLVRFREELARNDWLSAAPAARALARLGTSQDVDTLLARAAKSYGDEKEEMLRGAARAGGVDTARKMAHDKDGEVALIGAKELACNQSISLGELQQLLYSSHQEVRMVVWESVALRMGRDELEAFLDKYRERDEGYYYDVVAAIDMALYLPR, from the coding sequence GTGCAGGAGATGGTGGTCTTTATCGCGTCACCTGGGGATCTGGTTGATGAGCGTAACGCTGTACGTCAAGCAGTTGCCAGCGTTAATTCTCTCTTCGCATCTAAGGTCGCACTCCGACTACGCGTAACGGGGTGGGAGGAAACTCAACCAAGCTTTGGGCGACCGCAAGCGGTAATCAATCCGCTAGTTGAGCAGTGCGATGTGTTCATTGGATTGCTTTATCGCAAGTGGGGCACCCCGACGGGTGAATACACTTCCGGCTTTGAGGAGGAGTACGAACAAGCGGCCAGCCGAGCAAGAAACGGAGAACGGCCGCGCATTAGCATCTTTTTTAAGAGGGTGCCCGATGATCAAATTGAAGACGCTGGACCTTCCCTGTCGAGGGTCCTCGCCTTCAAGAGGAGACTAGAAGATCAGCATATTGCTCTGTACCGCCAATTCGATTCGACAAGTGATTTCCGAGACCTAGTTACCCACTACCTCACTTCGGTGATAATAGATGAGTGGAACCCAGTAGAGAATTCTTCACCTGACGGAACGGTCGCGAAGCCTGATGCGACCACTACCACCCCGCTCACCGCTTCTTCCGAGCCGCAAATTGAGGACGAAGCCAGAAGTCAAATCGCCACCACACTGCGGAATTTTTACAATCTTGCCGAGCGGGGAAATGAAGTCTCCGAGGAGGAACTGGACTCTGATAGGCTTCTCCTTTTTTCGATGGCCGCTCAGCCGGAAATGATCGCGATGCCTATTCACTCATTGAATAGGATTTACGCTAAGGCTCATGAACTTGTACTGTCCGTTATGGAGTACAGGTTGATTCTTTGGACGATTGCGGACAATATTAGAAGAGAGAAAGACGGCACTCTGCACAGCATCGCACCCGGATTTAAGATTGTTGCACCGCCGAGCGGCGAATACACAAGTGATCTTGTAGATACTCTGACCTATCAGATCCTAAATCCGAGTGCAGATTTCTCGGTTGTGACCGGGTCTTTTTACATTCTCGCCGAGATGAAGGCACGCCCATTGGAACTATGGGAAAGTGACGAGCATGGAGTCGCCGAGGCAAACCTAGCAGGCGGCTCACTAGCGGTGGTGGGCGAAGCGCCCGTTGACAAGTGGGTGCACATTCTTGAGTCACTCCAGGTAGAAAATGCCGCCCTTGAATATATTGCAGTTGTAGTAAGGGACTCTGATGCCGATCTCCTGGGAGCTGTTATTGAGCGATTGGATAATAAGGCCGTGTCGTTCAAGCTTCGCGCCCTCGTGGAGCACGCGAAGGGCGATCTTTCGGGGCTCGCTGAGATGGCAGCGACACGTTACGTGAGCGAAGGATCGTGCTTTGAGCACCTACTTCTGTCTTCCATCCCTAGGATGACGACCGAGCAGCTTGCATCCGTGCTACTGGGGCGTGCTCTACCGGACCGAGTAATCCACAATGCTCTGGACTTGGTTTCTCAACGTCGCGTTCCGTCTGCGGAAGAGTTTAGTAGGGTACTCAACAGTGGGAGCGATCACCTGATTGCATTCGCATTCGACGCGGCCGAGCGCTGTGACGCGACACGCAATCTACTCGCTGCTGTCTCTGAACTCAAGAACGAGAATGCGCTGAGTAATTTCGCGCCACGATTGAAGTCTCTCACGGCAACCGAGGAGGAGTTGAGCGCTGAACTTTTGAGCCCGCCATCTTTCGTGGCTGCATGGTCTGCCCTTTCGTGGCGACGTGGAGCAGGCATGGCAGATGAAGCTCGAGAAATCCTTGATTCTGATTGCGCCAACTCGCTCGATGCCGAGAAGCTCGTTGAGTTGGGGTACGATGACGACTTGACGGAGTTCCTTAAATCAAAACTTAAGGCTGCTGCAGTGGATCTTCTCGCACGAGTCCCTGCTTCAGACAAGAGAGAGCTCGACCTGGTCCGATTTCGCGAGGAGCTTGCCCGTAATGACTGGCTGAGCGCTGCGCCGGCTGCGCGGGCGTTGGCAAGACTTGGAACTTCACAGGACGTGGATACCTTGCTCGCCCGGGCAGCGAAGAGCTATGGAGATGAGAAAGAGGAGATGCTCAGAGGAGCGGCCAGAGCAGGTGGGGTGGACACCGCTAGAAAGATGGCGCATGACAAAGATGGGGAGGTTGCGCTTATCGGTGCTAAAGAGCTCGCCTGTAATCAGTCCATTTCACTTGGCGAACTTCAGCAGCTACTTTACAGTTCTCATCAGGAAGTGCGGATGGTGGTATGGGAGTCGGTCGCGCTGCGAATGGGAAGGGATGAACTCGAAGCTTTCTTGGATAAGTATCGCGAGCGAGACGAGGGCTACTACTATGATGTTGTTGCCGCCATCGACATGGCCCTTTACTTGCCGCGGTGA